In Deltaproteobacteria bacterium GWC2_55_46, a single window of DNA contains:
- a CDS encoding carbamoyl phosphate synthase large subunit, giving the protein MPKRTDIKKILIIGSGPIVIGQACEFDYSGTQACKALREDGYEVVLVNSNPATIMTDPTLANRTYIEPITPEMVEKIIERERPDALLPTMGGQTALNVSVKLAESGVLEKYGVELIGARLPAIKKAEDRDLFKQAMQRIGLEVPRSGVARTFQEADGIIETMNFPAIIRPSFTMGGMGGGIAYNREEYEHMVRFGLECSPVSEILIEESVIGWKEFELEVMRDCNDNVVIVCSIENLDPMGVHTGDSITVAPAQTLTDKEYQVLRDAAIRIIREIGVDTGGSNIQFSMNPDNGKLYVIEMNPRVSRSSALASKATGFPIAKIAAKLAVGYSLDEIPNDITKKTPACFEPTIDYVVVKIPRFAFEKFQKADPTLTTQMKSVGEAMAIGRTFKEAFQKALRSLEIGCSGFDRVVRKNRPEPRFKATEAEMDAIRAMLKTPRSERLFFIAEALRAGLHVDDIFELTRIDRWFLNNLREIIDIEEGIFWQGRQGGLSKEMLRKAKEAGFSNKMLSSLTGTPEADMSKALKEAGVEPVFKTVDTCAAEFEAHTPYLYSSYERPFFHVSTGDLPKLACEASPTGRKKVIILGSGPNRIGQGIEFDYCCVHASFALREAGVESIMVNCNPETVSTDYDTSDRLYFEPLTFEDVMAIVDKERPMGVIVQLGGQTPLKLSVALEKAGVKVLGTSSDSIDMAEDRERFDKLLERLGIRKPNSGTARSIDEAVRIAGSVGYPVMVRPSYVLGGRAMEIVYDEMSLIDYMMRAVEASPEHPVLIDCFLQNATEVDVDCISDGETVVVAGIMEHIEEAGVHSGDSACSIPPYSLSPGLIDEIKRQSVMLAKELKVIGLMNVQYAVKDGVVYVLEVNPRASRTIPFVSKAIGVPLAKLATKLMIGLTLKELGFTAEVAPSYVSVKEAVFPFIKFPGVDILLGPEMKSTGEVMGISQDFGGAFAKAQIAAGNRLPLSGTVFISVRDADKQEMAVVAKELKECGFNILATGGTARFLSGRGVSVETVLKVTEGRPNIVDMIKSRKVDMVINTSFGAKSVADSYSIRRSSVDLGLPYFTTVAGAKAAAQGIKAMRKGGLDVKPLQEYHDGLKSDFRPLSRTLTT; this is encoded by the coding sequence TTGCCGAAAAGAACTGATATAAAGAAGATACTGATCATAGGCTCAGGCCCTATCGTCATAGGCCAGGCCTGCGAATTCGACTACTCTGGCACACAGGCGTGCAAGGCGTTGAGGGAGGACGGCTACGAGGTAGTGCTGGTGAACTCGAACCCCGCTACCATCATGACCGACCCGACCCTTGCCAACAGGACGTACATAGAGCCCATAACGCCAGAGATGGTCGAGAAGATAATCGAGAGGGAGAGGCCGGACGCGCTCCTTCCCACCATGGGCGGCCAGACCGCGCTCAACGTCTCGGTAAAGCTCGCTGAATCCGGCGTTCTTGAGAAGTACGGCGTAGAGCTTATAGGCGCCAGGCTCCCGGCCATAAAGAAGGCCGAGGACAGGGACCTCTTTAAGCAGGCGATGCAGAGAATAGGCCTTGAGGTCCCGAGGAGCGGTGTGGCAAGGACCTTTCAGGAAGCTGACGGGATAATCGAGACGATGAACTTCCCCGCCATCATAAGGCCTTCGTTCACCATGGGCGGCATGGGCGGCGGCATCGCATACAACAGGGAAGAGTACGAGCATATGGTCAGGTTCGGCCTTGAGTGCAGCCCGGTGAGCGAAATACTCATAGAGGAATCTGTCATCGGCTGGAAGGAGTTCGAGCTCGAGGTGATGAGGGACTGTAACGACAACGTCGTCATCGTCTGCTCGATAGAGAACCTCGACCCCATGGGCGTGCACACCGGCGATTCCATCACGGTCGCGCCTGCGCAGACTCTTACCGACAAGGAGTACCAGGTCTTGAGGGACGCCGCCATAAGGATAATAAGGGAGATAGGCGTCGATACCGGCGGGTCGAACATCCAGTTCTCAATGAACCCGGATAACGGAAAGCTCTACGTCATCGAGATGAACCCGAGGGTTTCGAGGTCGTCGGCGCTGGCGAGCAAGGCAACGGGCTTCCCGATAGCGAAGATAGCGGCAAAGCTCGCGGTAGGCTATTCGCTCGATGAGATACCGAACGACATAACGAAGAAGACCCCGGCCTGCTTCGAGCCGACGATAGACTACGTGGTGGTGAAGATACCGAGGTTCGCCTTCGAGAAGTTCCAGAAGGCAGACCCGACCCTCACAACCCAGATGAAGTCAGTTGGAGAGGCGATGGCCATCGGGAGGACTTTCAAGGAGGCCTTCCAGAAGGCGCTTCGCTCTCTTGAGATCGGGTGCAGCGGCTTCGACAGGGTGGTAAGGAAGAACAGGCCTGAGCCGCGCTTCAAGGCGACCGAGGCGGAGATGGATGCCATCAGGGCCATGCTCAAGACCCCGCGGTCGGAGAGGCTCTTTTTCATAGCGGAGGCATTGAGGGCAGGCCTCCACGTCGATGACATATTCGAGCTTACCAGGATAGACCGCTGGTTCCTGAATAATCTGAGGGAGATAATCGATATCGAGGAAGGTATCTTCTGGCAGGGGCGCCAGGGAGGTCTTTCAAAGGAGATGTTGAGGAAGGCCAAGGAGGCCGGCTTCTCCAACAAGATGCTCTCGTCCCTGACAGGGACTCCCGAGGCCGACATGAGCAAGGCCCTTAAGGAGGCCGGGGTCGAGCCGGTATTCAAGACGGTAGATACCTGCGCCGCCGAGTTCGAGGCCCATACGCCGTACCTTTATTCATCATACGAGCGACCCTTCTTCCACGTGTCAACCGGCGATCTTCCGAAGCTCGCCTGCGAGGCAAGCCCGACCGGCAGGAAGAAGGTCATCATACTCGGGAGCGGGCCGAACAGGATAGGGCAGGGCATCGAGTTCGACTACTGCTGCGTGCACGCGAGCTTTGCGCTCCGGGAAGCCGGGGTCGAGTCCATCATGGTCAACTGCAACCCGGAGACCGTCTCCACCGACTACGATACCTCTGACAGGCTCTACTTCGAGCCGCTGACCTTCGAGGACGTCATGGCCATAGTCGATAAGGAGAGGCCTATGGGCGTCATAGTCCAGCTCGGCGGGCAGACCCCGCTCAAGCTTTCCGTCGCCCTTGAGAAGGCCGGGGTAAAGGTGCTCGGCACTTCATCTGATTCGATAGACATGGCCGAGGACAGGGAACGGTTCGACAAACTACTTGAGAGGCTCGGCATAAGAAAGCCCAATAGCGGGACGGCGCGCTCCATAGACGAGGCCGTAAGAATAGCCGGGTCGGTCGGCTACCCTGTGATGGTGAGACCGTCTTACGTGCTCGGCGGACGGGCCATGGAGATAGTCTACGACGAGATGAGCCTCATAGACTACATGATGAGGGCGGTAGAGGCCTCTCCAGAGCACCCCGTTCTTATAGACTGTTTTCTGCAGAACGCCACGGAAGTAGACGTCGACTGCATAAGCGACGGAGAGACGGTCGTGGTAGCGGGCATCATGGAGCACATAGAAGAGGCCGGGGTCCACTCTGGCGACTCCGCCTGCTCCATACCCCCTTATTCGCTCTCTCCGGGCCTGATAGATGAGATAAAGAGGCAGTCGGTCATGCTCGCCAAAGAGCTTAAGGTCATAGGGCTCATGAACGTCCAGTACGCCGTGAAGGACGGGGTTGTCTACGTACTTGAGGTGAACCCCAGGGCTTCGCGGACCATCCCGTTCGTTAGCAAGGCCATAGGCGTGCCACTTGCCAAGCTCGCCACCAAGCTCATGATCGGACTTACGCTTAAGGAGCTTGGATTCACGGCTGAGGTCGCTCCGTCTTATGTCTCGGTCAAGGAAGCGGTCTTCCCGTTCATCAAGTTCCCCGGCGTCGACATACTCCTCGGCCCTGAGATGAAATCCACAGGCGAGGTGATGGGCATCTCCCAGGACTTTGGCGGGGCCTTCGCAAAGGCGCAGATAGCGGCTGGCAACAGGCTCCCGCTTTCGGGCACCGTATTCATAAGCGTGAGGGACGCGGACAAGCAGGAGATGGCCGTTGTCGCGAAGGAGCTCAAGGAGTGCGGCTTCAATATACTGGCCACCGGAGGGACTGCCAGGTTCCTCTCTGGCCGTGGCGTGAGCGTAGAGACGGTGCTGAAGGTGACCGAGGGCAGGCCGAACATAGTAGACATGATAAAGAGCAGGAAGGTGGACATGGTCATCAACACCTCCTTCGGCGCCAAAAGTGTCGCCGACTCTTATTCCATCAGGAGGTCTTCAGTAGACCTTGGCTTGCCGTATTTTACTACTGTGGCCGGGGCAAAGGCTGCGGCCCAGGGCATCAAGGCGATGCGGAAGGGAGGGCTTGACGTCAAGCCGCTGCAGGAGTATCATGACGGGCTTAAGTCCGATTTCAGGCCCTTAAGCAGGACCCTGACCACTTAA
- a CDS encoding carbamoyl phosphate synthase small subunit, whose protein sequence is MLKKAILALADGTVFEGLSFGADGEACGEVVFNTSLTGYQEVLTDPSYKGQMVTMTYSQQGNYGINAEDMESIRPWVEGFIVKEPCLFPSNWRSTESLMGYLIRNRIVGISGIDTRALTRIIRDKGAMQGIISTVDGDHARLVRKAQSAPSLVGRDLVKEVTCAKAYDWHGELWDLDKGGYPKTDNAKKKFRVVAYDFGVKKNILRNLASAGCDVTVVPASTPAEEVLALNPNGIFLSNGPGDPEAVSYARETVGKLIGKRPIFGICLGHQILSLAIGGRTYKLKFGHRGSNQPVQDLTTSKVEITSQNHGFAVDIDSLKGIADLTHINLNDRTCEGIALKGKPVFSVQYHPEASPGPHDSQYLFRRFTEMMEANS, encoded by the coding sequence ATGTTGAAAAAAGCAATACTGGCCCTCGCAGACGGTACGGTCTTCGAGGGCTTATCCTTCGGCGCGGATGGCGAGGCCTGCGGAGAGGTCGTCTTCAATACCTCCCTTACCGGGTATCAGGAGGTCCTGACAGACCCGTCATACAAGGGGCAGATGGTCACGATGACCTACAGCCAGCAGGGCAACTACGGCATAAACGCCGAAGACATGGAATCCATCCGGCCTTGGGTGGAGGGCTTTATCGTAAAAGAGCCATGCCTTTTCCCTTCGAACTGGCGCTCGACCGAAAGCCTGATGGGATATCTGATCCGGAACAGGATAGTAGGCATATCAGGGATAGACACCAGGGCGCTCACGCGCATCATCAGGGATAAGGGCGCGATGCAGGGCATAATATCGACCGTTGATGGCGACCACGCGCGCCTTGTCAGGAAGGCACAGTCCGCCCCCAGCCTCGTCGGAAGGGACCTCGTTAAGGAGGTCACCTGCGCGAAGGCCTACGACTGGCACGGAGAGCTCTGGGACCTTGACAAGGGCGGATACCCGAAGACCGATAACGCTAAAAAGAAGTTCAGGGTCGTTGCTTACGACTTTGGCGTAAAGAAGAACATCCTCCGTAACCTCGCCTCAGCGGGCTGCGACGTAACGGTCGTCCCGGCATCCACCCCGGCTGAAGAGGTCCTGGCCTTAAACCCCAACGGCATATTCCTCTCCAACGGCCCAGGTGACCCGGAAGCGGTCTCTTACGCCAGAGAGACCGTCGGCAAGCTCATCGGAAAAAGGCCGATCTTCGGCATCTGCCTGGGACACCAGATACTCTCGCTGGCCATCGGCGGCAGGACCTACAAGCTCAAGTTCGGCCACAGGGGCAGCAACCAGCCGGTGCAGGACCTCACGACCAGCAAGGTCGAGATAACCTCGCAGAACCACGGCTTCGCCGTTGACATCGATTCTCTAAAGGGCATAGCTGACCTCACTCATATTAACTTGAACGACAGGACCTGCGAGGGCATTGCGTTGAAGGGCAAGCCTGTCTTCTCGGTCCAGTACCACCCAGAGGCGTCTCCCGGCCCCCATGACTCGCAGTACCTCTTCAGGAGGTTTACCGAGATGATGGAGGCCAATAGTTGA
- a CDS encoding dihydroorotase — protein MTRLVIRGGRLVDPAQNIDGFYNIYIMGGRVASVKKAEADTSEVGPGVEAIDATGKVVMPGFIDAHAHLREPGYEYKEDIRTGSLAASAGGFTAVMCMANTKPVNDNESVTRYILRRAEEAGCRVYPIGALSVGQKGERLTEMAELKAAGCVAVSDDGVPVVDSAFMRRALEYSLIVNIPVISHAEEPSLVGGGVMNEGEVATRLGLRGIPNAAEDAMVARDITLSELTGGRLHVAHVSTKGAVELIRRAKERGVKVTAEVTPHHLALTDKAVSGYDTNAKMSPPLRSVEDVEALRIGVKDGTIDCIATDHAPHSIIEKDVEFDKASNGIIGLETAFSVVYGLVEAGILTLSQVVKAMSTNPAKVFKLEGGRLSVGSQADITIVDLGQRWKVEPRELKSKSKNTPWAGLELKAVVLKTIVAGNVKFSRP, from the coding sequence ATGACGAGGCTTGTGATAAGGGGAGGCCGACTGGTCGACCCGGCGCAGAATATAGACGGCTTTTACAATATCTACATCATGGGCGGCAGGGTGGCATCGGTAAAAAAGGCCGAGGCCGACACCTCCGAGGTAGGCCCGGGCGTAGAGGCCATAGACGCTACAGGCAAGGTTGTAATGCCAGGCTTTATTGACGCCCACGCGCATCTGCGCGAACCTGGCTACGAATATAAGGAAGACATAAGGACAGGCAGCCTGGCCGCTTCAGCCGGGGGCTTTACGGCTGTCATGTGCATGGCAAATACGAAGCCCGTAAACGACAACGAATCGGTCACGAGATATATACTCAGGCGCGCGGAAGAGGCGGGCTGCCGGGTATACCCGATAGGCGCGCTTAGCGTTGGGCAAAAGGGTGAGCGCCTCACGGAGATGGCGGAGCTAAAGGCCGCCGGTTGCGTTGCGGTATCGGATGATGGAGTGCCTGTCGTTGATAGCGCCTTTATGAGGAGGGCGCTCGAGTACTCCCTCATCGTCAATATCCCGGTCATAAGCCATGCCGAAGAGCCGTCCCTTGTTGGCGGGGGAGTCATGAACGAGGGTGAGGTCGCAACCCGCCTTGGCCTTCGGGGCATACCCAACGCCGCTGAGGACGCGATGGTCGCAAGGGACATAACGCTATCCGAGCTTACCGGAGGACGTTTGCATGTAGCGCACGTAAGCACCAAAGGCGCTGTCGAGCTTATAAGAAGGGCGAAGGAGAGGGGGGTAAAGGTCACGGCTGAAGTAACGCCGCACCACCTCGCTCTTACTGACAAGGCCGTTTCGGGCTATGACACGAACGCAAAGATGAGCCCGCCGCTACGCTCTGTTGAGGACGTAGAGGCATTGAGGATTGGCGTCAAGGACGGCACGATAGATTGCATAGCGACCGATCACGCGCCGCATTCGATAATCGAAAAGGACGTAGAGTTCGACAAGGCTTCCAACGGCATAATAGGCCTTGAGACGGCCTTCTCTGTCGTCTACGGCCTTGTGGAGGCTGGTATCCTTACGCTCAGCCAGGTTGTGAAGGCCATGTCTACGAACCCAGCAAAGGTCTTCAAGCTCGAAGGTGGAAGGCTCTCAGTGGGGAGCCAGGCCGATATCACCATCGTCGACCTGGGGCAGCGCTGGAAGGTGGAGCCAAGGGAGCTTAAATCAAAGTCAAAGAACACCCCTTGGGCAGGCTTAGAGCTTAAGGCGGTAGTCCTTAAGACCATAGTGGCTGGGAACGTCAAGTTCAGCAGGCCGTAG
- a CDS encoding aspartate carbamoyltransferase encodes MRLKRKDLLGIEDLERDEIELILATAESFKEVSEREIKKVPTLRGRTIINLFYEASTRTRTSFEIAAKRMSADAVNISVSSSSVVKGETLRDTAKNLEAMRPDCIVIRHSSSGTPGMLSKYLACPVVNAGDGAHEHPSQALLDMLTVKEKKGTIEGLKVSIIGDITHSRVARSNIYGFTKMGAEVTVAGPPTMLPAGIEKLGCRATSSMDEAIRGADVVMMLRIQIERQSESFFPSVREYSRLYGLDETKLKAAKDDVVILHPGPINRGVEISTEVADGPYSVILDQVTNGVAVRMAIFYHLLGGAKEEHTEVAR; translated from the coding sequence ATGCGGCTTAAAAGAAAAGACCTGCTCGGGATAGAGGACCTCGAAAGGGACGAGATCGAGCTGATACTCGCTACGGCCGAGTCCTTTAAAGAGGTCTCCGAGAGGGAGATAAAGAAGGTCCCCACCTTAAGGGGCAGGACCATCATCAACCTCTTCTACGAGGCATCGACCAGGACACGGACCTCCTTCGAGATAGCCGCGAAGCGCATGAGCGCTGACGCGGTGAATATCTCGGTCTCTTCAAGCTCGGTTGTAAAGGGCGAGACCTTGAGGGATACCGCCAAGAACCTGGAGGCGATGAGGCCCGATTGCATCGTAATACGGCACTCATCTTCAGGCACCCCGGGCATGCTCTCGAAATATCTCGCCTGCCCTGTCGTGAACGCCGGTGACGGCGCGCACGAGCACCCGAGCCAGGCCCTCCTCGACATGCTTACCGTGAAGGAGAAGAAGGGCACGATAGAGGGGCTGAAGGTCTCGATAATCGGCGACATCACACATTCCCGCGTAGCCCGCTCGAATATATATGGCTTCACGAAGATGGGCGCGGAGGTGACGGTTGCGGGGCCGCCGACGATGCTGCCGGCTGGAATAGAGAAACTCGGGTGCAGGGCCACTTCAAGCATGGATGAGGCGATAAGGGGTGCGGACGTAGTGATGATGCTCCGGATCCAGATAGAACGGCAGAGCGAGTCCTTCTTCCCGAGCGTAAGAGAGTACTCAAGGCTTTACGGCCTCGATGAGACGAAGCTCAAGGCGGCGAAGGACGATGTGGTGATACTGCATCCGGGCCCGATAAACAGGGGGGTAGAGATATCCACTGAAGTGGCGGACGGCCCCTATTCGGTCATCCTGGACCAGGTCACAAACGGTGTCGCGGTGAGGATGGCCATATTCTACCACCTGCTTGGCGGGGCGAAGGAAGAGCATACAGAGGTAGCGAGATGA
- a CDS encoding bifunctional pyr operon transcriptional regulator/uracil phosphoribosyltransferase, producing the protein MKKTVLDDKAIDRALARIAHEILERNKGTEKLVILGIPTRGYHLALRLQKKIEEIEGVSLPAGAVDATLYRDDLGIKKDQPSLKKMEIPISIDGMKIIMVDDVLFTGRTIRAAMNALMDFGRPIAIQLAVLVDRGHRELPIKADYVGKNIPTSVKEGVKVHLEEIDGVSEVVVEAPEAKQEQG; encoded by the coding sequence ATGAAAAAAACAGTATTGGACGATAAGGCCATAGACAGGGCCCTGGCCAGGATAGCCCACGAGATACTCGAGAGGAACAAGGGCACCGAAAAGCTCGTCATCCTCGGTATACCGACGAGGGGGTACCATCTTGCCCTGAGGCTCCAGAAAAAGATAGAGGAGATAGAAGGGGTGAGCCTCCCTGCCGGCGCCGTGGACGCCACACTTTACAGGGACGACCTCGGCATTAAAAAAGACCAGCCGTCTCTCAAGAAGATGGAGATACCGATATCGATAGACGGCATGAAGATAATAATGGTCGATGACGTCCTCTTCACCGGCAGGACTATCAGGGCGGCGATGAACGCGCTTATGGATTTCGGCAGGCCAATCGCGATACAGCTTGCAGTGCTGGTAGACAGGGGGCACAGGGAGCTTCCCATCAAGGCCGACTACGTGGGCAAGAACATACCGACGTCCGTAAAAGAAGGGGTCAAGGTACATCTCGAGGAGATTGACGGCGTTAGCGAAGTCGTGGTGGAAGCGCCGGAAGCGAAGCAGGAGCAAGGCTAA
- a CDS encoding UDP-glucose 6-dehydrogenase, translating into MNICVIGTGYVGLVTGTCFADFGVNVSCVDKDAEKINMLNRGEIPIYEPGLKELVDKNISEKRLTFTTELCESIKKSLVIFIAVGTPPKDDGSADLSYIEEVARTIAANLNGYKVIVTKSTVPVGTGKFIEDIIEKGQGGEHKFDVVSNPEFLREGSAVEDFMRPNRLVLGARSEQAIAIMKDLYSPLYLIETPFVITDVETSELIKYASNAFLATKVSFINEVANICERVGADVRMVAKGMGLDNRIGSKFLHAGPGYGGSCFPKDTMAITKIARSHGYVFKIVESVIEVNREQRERMIDKIKGLTGELKGARIGILGLAFKPNTDDIRESPAMDIAEKLLAEGVSIKAYDPAGMENARKAMPETVQFCNDAYEVAEGCDALVILTEWNPFRKLDLGRLKSLLKAPRIIDLRNIYDPEVMKKMGFEYVCVGRGETKTGLTFASTFNAPVTEPR; encoded by the coding sequence ATGAATATCTGTGTCATCGGGACAGGGTACGTAGGCCTTGTTACCGGCACCTGCTTCGCTGATTTCGGCGTGAACGTATCCTGCGTTGACAAGGATGCCGAGAAGATAAATATGCTCAACAGGGGCGAGATACCAATTTATGAGCCCGGCCTCAAGGAGCTTGTCGACAAGAACATAAGTGAGAAGCGCCTGACGTTCACGACGGAATTATGCGAGTCGATAAAGAAATCCCTCGTCATCTTCATAGCCGTTGGCACGCCGCCAAAGGACGACGGCTCCGCCGACTTAAGCTATATAGAAGAGGTCGCGCGCACCATAGCCGCCAATCTTAACGGCTACAAGGTCATCGTCACGAAGAGCACCGTGCCGGTCGGCACTGGAAAGTTCATCGAGGATATCATCGAGAAGGGGCAGGGCGGGGAGCACAAATTCGACGTGGTATCGAACCCGGAGTTCCTCAGGGAAGGCTCTGCCGTAGAGGACTTCATGAGGCCCAACAGGCTGGTCCTCGGCGCCAGGAGCGAGCAGGCCATAGCCATCATGAAGGACCTCTACTCACCGCTTTATCTCATAGAGACCCCGTTCGTCATAACCGATGTAGAGACCTCCGAGCTTATAAAGTACGCGTCCAACGCCTTCCTCGCCACCAAGGTATCGTTCATAAACGAGGTAGCCAATATCTGCGAGAGGGTCGGCGCGGACGTGCGCATGGTCGCCAAGGGGATGGGCCTCGACAACAGGATAGGCTCCAAGTTCCTGCACGCGGGGCCGGGGTACGGCGGGTCGTGCTTCCCCAAGGACACGATGGCGATAACCAAGATCGCCAGGTCTCACGGGTATGTCTTCAAGATCGTCGAATCGGTCATCGAGGTCAACAGGGAGCAGCGGGAGCGGATGATCGATAAGATAAAGGGGCTTACTGGCGAGCTTAAGGGCGCGCGCATCGGCATCCTCGGCCTCGCCTTCAAGCCCAATACAGACGACATAAGGGAATCTCCGGCCATGGACATAGCCGAGAAGCTCCTTGCCGAGGGGGTCTCTATAAAGGCCTATGACCCCGCAGGCATGGAGAACGCCAGGAAGGCGATGCCTGAGACGGTCCAGTTCTGCAACGACGCCTATGAGGTGGCAGAAGGCTGCGACGCGCTCGTTATTCTGACCGAATGGAACCCGTTCAGGAAGCTCGACCTCGGCAGGCTAAAGAGCCTCCTTAAGGCCCCAAGGATAATTGACCTGAGGAACATCTACGACCCGGAGGTAATGAAGAAGATGGGTTTCGAGTACGTATGCGTGGGAAGGGGAGAGACGAAGACCGGGCTTACCTTCGCCAGCACCTTTAACGCGCCTGTTACAGAGCCCAGGTAG
- a CDS encoding undecaprenyl-phosphate glucose phosphotransferase, producing the protein MLKKHSQLFESLLLIADLVIITLSWVLSFHIRFQSGLVATPKGIPDFLAYSLLLFPIIAIWAVVFKWFGLYRPKRTDSQAEIFDLVKACAASMLFFIAFTFFAKQYEYSRLVFVFFTVINIAALSVERLLFRKALKLIRRKGYNLRYAVIVGTGAPARMVLDRLESHPEVGIKVEGLISADEAQKGRLVAGVRVVADLDGIRGFIKERRIDIVFIALSWDEHSLVEEAIKGIGDEAVDIKVIPDIARFITLRAGVEEFEGMPILNLQGSPLYGWNMILKRAFDITFSLMAIAFLGPLMLAVLALIKATSPGPALYRQERMGIGGDTFQILKFRTMRPDAEKETGAVWARKGDPRRTVLGAALRGTSLDELPQLFNVLRGDMSLVGPRPERPVFIREFRRDIPRYMLRHRMKAGITGWAQVNGWRGNTDIRKRIEHDLYYIEHWSLAFDLKILFLTLWKGFVNRNAY; encoded by the coding sequence ATGCTGAAAAAACACAGCCAGCTCTTTGAGAGCCTTCTCCTCATAGCAGACCTCGTCATCATCACCTTATCCTGGGTGCTCTCTTTCCACATCCGTTTCCAATCCGGCCTTGTCGCTACACCCAAGGGCATACCGGACTTCCTCGCCTACAGCCTCCTGCTCTTCCCGATAATCGCCATCTGGGCGGTGGTATTCAAATGGTTCGGCCTCTATCGCCCGAAGAGGACAGATAGCCAGGCGGAGATATTTGATCTGGTCAAGGCCTGCGCCGCGTCGATGCTCTTCTTCATAGCTTTCACATTCTTTGCCAAGCAGTACGAGTACTCAAGGCTTGTCTTCGTCTTCTTTACTGTCATCAATATAGCGGCACTGAGTGTCGAGAGGCTTCTCTTCAGAAAAGCCCTCAAGCTTATTCGGAGGAAGGGCTACAACCTGAGGTACGCCGTTATTGTCGGCACAGGCGCCCCGGCGAGGATGGTGCTCGATAGGCTCGAGTCCCACCCGGAGGTCGGGATCAAGGTCGAGGGGCTCATATCCGCTGACGAGGCTCAAAAGGGACGCCTTGTGGCAGGGGTGCGGGTCGTCGCAGATCTCGATGGGATAAGGGGCTTTATAAAGGAGAGGCGCATAGACATCGTCTTTATAGCCCTTTCATGGGACGAGCACTCGCTGGTAGAGGAAGCCATCAAGGGCATTGGGGACGAGGCGGTAGATATCAAGGTGATACCCGATATAGCGCGGTTCATAACGCTTCGCGCAGGGGTGGAGGAGTTCGAGGGCATGCCGATACTCAACCTTCAGGGCTCGCCCCTTTACGGCTGGAACATGATATTGAAAAGGGCTTTTGACATCACGTTCTCGCTTATGGCGATCGCGTTCCTGGGGCCACTTATGCTCGCGGTATTAGCGCTCATAAAGGCAACTTCGCCGGGCCCGGCCCTTTACAGGCAGGAGAGAATGGGCATTGGCGGGGATACCTTCCAGATACTGAAGTTCCGGACCATGCGCCCGGACGCTGAAAAAGAGACAGGCGCGGTCTGGGCGAGAAAAGGGGACCCGAGGCGCACGGTATTGGGGGCTGCGCTTCGGGGAACGAGCCTGGATGAGCTGCCACAGCTCTTTAACGTCCTCCGCGGGGATATGTCCCTTGTCGGCCCAAGGCCGGAGAGGCCGGTCTTCATAAGAGAGTTCAGGCGCGACATACCCAGGTACATGCTCCGCCACAGGATGAAGGCAGGTATTACCGGCTGGGCGCAGGTGAACGGCTGGAGGGGCAATACGGACATAAGAAAAAGGATAGAGCACGACCTTTATTATATTGAGCACTGGTCCCTTGCCTTCGATCTCAAGATACTCTTTCTAACGCTATGGAAGGGCTTCGTGAACCGTAACGCGTACTGA